The window TTGAGGTTAATCGCCACCTGACGCCGCCGCAAATCCAGCCTCACTAGCTGCGCTGTTGCCAGCTCAATCAGCTGCGGTGTGCCAACGAGCGTGATGGAGTTCGTTCTTTCTTCCGCGATGACCTGCAGCCCCCTGAAAATAGGCGTGCTGTCTTGAAAATCAACGCGATCCGTCTCAACGACTTCTTCGGTTCTGGTTTCAGCCCGTGTTTCCTGTGCGTCGACGCCCTCGGCAATATCAACCGCAGTCACGGTGGTCACTTCCCGCTCTCGGCTGACCGCCCTTTCTGCCCCCAGCCCAACTAAGAAATTACTGGCTTGGGCCGCATCAATTTGGTTCATCCGCAGGGTGCGAACGGTCACATTCTGTGCCGAAAGCGGCAATCGACGACCCACATAAATAGTTCGGCCTACTCGGTTAGCCTGCAGCCCTGTCACCCGCAAAACGCTATTAAAGACGTCCTGTACAGACTCATTCTCAATGTCTAGGGTGACGGGTGGGCCTTCTCCAGTACCCTCGTCATCTTCTTCTCCCCCCGCATCTACAAAGACCACGTTCAACCCGGCAGCACGGGCCAATAAAGACAGAACCTCGCGGGAAGGGGCTTCGCGCAAAACCAGGCGCGGCACTCGCTCTGCGGTACCTAAATCAATTTCTCCAAAGTCAGGCCTGCCCTCAGAGACGGCAATATCACCCACAGGAGGCGGAACTGCCTGGGGCAAGAAAGGCGGAGCCTGTTGCGCCTCGGGCGCTGGGATAGGCACGCCATCAATGATGACCTGCGGGTTGGGAACCAAGACATCAGGTTCCTCTTCGGTTTGGGCAGGCGCCTCGGGGGCTGGGGTTGCCTCTTCGGGAGCTGGCGTTTCCTCCGGCTCTGCTTCGGCTTGGGCAACAGTCTCTGGCCCTGGCACCGTTTCTAACTCAGCAGGCACAGGGGTGCTGGCTTGAGGTACGGCATTCGCTCCGGTTTCGACATCAATCACAATGCCGCCACTGTCAGCATCTGCGATGGTGCCCATGGGAATTCGGTTGCTGCCGTTGACTGTCAGGCGAACGCTGTTTCCATCAAGGGGAACAAGGGTAATCGAGGCAATCCCGGGGGCTGGGTCTTGTTGTACAAACTCTGCCCCATTGGCCAACTGCAGCTCAGTCCGGACAATGTCGGCTCTTAAGCTATTGCCTTGGTTGACGGCAAATACTTGGGGGGTGTCGCCGCCCTCTGTCCTTAAGACAATTTGGGCCCCCGTATCAGTCGGGATGACCTGCACTCCAGTAATTACCGTTGCAGCTGCATAGACGGGCTGGGCCGCCAATGCTAACAAGGTGCCCCCTGCTAGACAGCTTCCATATCCCAACAGTCGTTTCACGGCTCACTCCTTCGTCACAAACATTCTGGTCTTAGTCGTCTCTTCGTACCGCCACAAACAAGTCCAATCAATAGGGGCTTGTTTCTACTCCTCATCTGCTGCGTCTTCGTCTTCGTTGTCGTCTTCGTCCGCATCGCCGTCCTCACCGTCTTCACCTTCGGCAGCGTCATCTGTGTCGGGAACCACGGGCGGTTCCCTCGGATCACCCACTGGAACTAAAACTTCCATCGTGAAACCTGTGTCTAACAGACGGGTGATGCCGAGGGCATTGAGCTCCTCTTCATCAAAGTCTCCAGGGGGATCCGCGAGTTCTTGGTTGAAATCACGAATAATGAGCAGTGGCTCTAGACGCTCTAGGTTGTAAAGGATATTCTGAGTTTGGTTAAACAGTGCCTGGAACTGCACCTCAACGATTTGGCGCTCTAACCGGCTATTCAGTTCTGATCCATATTCGTCGCCGACGGGGCCAGATAGCCCGACCGGGTTAAATCTGAACAGCTCAGAAGTGTATAGCAGTTTTTGGGTTAAGGGGTCAGCAGCGGTGACCTCAACGATGCGATCAATCTGTTGCTGGGTTAGCCCTAGAGATGCCAAGGTTGCAGTGTCTCTGGCTAAATCGCCCGCAATGACCCCTTCAATTGAGGCATTGCTTTTCTCAATTTGCTGGTTGATATCAAGGAGTAGCGTATCTAAGCTGCTGGGATCACCCAACAGGCTGTAGATGCCTTCGCGTTGGGTGAGGGCGCGATCTAGTTCAGCCTGAACGGCTTCTACCCTTTGAAGACTCTCTTCCTGGTTTCTAAAGATGTCTTCTTTTTCGGCGACCCGTTCCTCAGCTTCTGTCTTGGCAGTTTGGGTGTCGCTGACATACTGGGTGAATAAAAAGACAGCCCCGCCAATTCCCAAAATGGCGAATATAATGCCCTGAATTTTGGGCGTCAGCTCGACCCCGAAGACCGCCGGATAACTGGGGACGTCGAGATCCTGATTTTCGTCAATAGGTACAAAATCTTCGCTGTACGTCATGGTGTCTCTATCACTCCAGAGTCTCGAAGGGCACGAATGCGGGTTGCTAGACCCACTGCCCCTTGGCGATCTAGCACTTCTAGCAAGTCGGAAGCGGGCACGTCGGACAGATTACCTTGAATGGTAAAGTCCACTAAAAAATCAGGGGTGTCAGGGGGAGAGTCGGGGCAGGTGCCTTCTTCTTGAGGGTTTAATAGCTCTGTCCGTTTTTCGGCCTGGGAAATCGCAACGCTGCGGCCATCGAGCAGGGGCGATCGCTGAAGGGTAAGCACGAAATCGTTGATGTCATTGAAGGAACAGGCCACGCCGGTAATATCAACCCCTCCCGATGGCGGCGGCGGTACATCGTCTTCGTCTTCACCGGCAGGCGCATCTCCTGGAATCACAGTGCCTGCGGTTTGTTGCACCGCTGTCATTTGAATCCGGGATGGGGTGCGATCGCGCAGTTCTTTTAAGAAGGCTGACCAAGGTCGAATTTCGTCAAAAACAGCCGCAAATGCCCGGTTTTCAGCTTCTACCAGCTCTGTTTGTGCCCGAATTGTATCAATTTCATCTAGCTGCTCTTGAATCTCGGCAATTTCAGCGTCGAGCTCCTCTTCCCGTGCTTCTAATCGCTGAATTTGCTGCAGGAGGTATAGCCAATAGCCGCCGACTAACGCCAATGCTGCCACGGCTACTGCCAGGCCGTAATAGAGCGGACGGCGATCTCCAGAGGCGGCGGCTGGTCTAGCCGCCGTTGTTTCCACCGGGCGAATTTCCCGATCCTTTAGAAAGTTAATGTCTAGCCCGTACATAGATTACACCTCCCTCAATCCGAAGCCGATTACCGTGGCCAATCCTGGTCGATGTTCAAACGGAATCTCTTCATCGATATCCAGGGACAGTGCTGCAATAGGGTCAATTTGACTTGCGGGCAAACTGAGGCGCTGCGCAAAAAACTCATCTAATTGCCCAATCGCCCCTCCCGGCCCCGCTAAGAGTAGCTGAGCTACCTCCATATCTTCAGCCTGGTTTAAGTAGAAATCGATGGAGCGTCGTAGCTCATCGGCCAGTTCTCCTAAAATGCGGAGCATTGCCGCTGTACCAGGGCTAGACGCCCCCCCAGTGACAGGCTGTGGTGAACCGACCGTATCCATCGGAGCGGTCGGTACGGTCATGCCCTGTAACAGATCAGTGTTGCGAGAAGGGGGCAGGTTCATGGCTCGGCTGAGCGCCCCTTGAATCTGAAAAGTGCCAATGGGAACGGCCCGAGAAAAATGAGGAATCCCTTCAACAACGATAGAGATTTCGGTACTTTCAAATCCGATATCTACGATCGCAGCAGCTTCTTGAGGGGTAAACTGCCTGAGCTGTTCTCGAATGGTTCTGATCAGGGCAAAACTGGTGGTTTCTAACACCCCTAAGTTGAGCCCAGCCTGCTGAAATGTCTCGATGTAGGAATCGGTGATTTCCTTACGAACGGCTACCAATAACACCTGAACTTTCTCAATCCCGTCTTCATCCACAAAGAACCCAAGCTTTTGGTAATCGACATCGGCTTCTTCTCGAGGAAAAGGAAGATAGAGGCTAGCCTCTTGATTCAAGACCATTTCTCGAAGCTCATTTTCATCAAGCTCAGAGGGTACTGGAATCACCCGTGTAATTGCCCGCCCTGGAACGCCAGT is drawn from Leptolyngbya sp. SIO1E4 and contains these coding sequences:
- a CDS encoding PilN domain-containing protein, whose product is MYGLDINFLKDREIRPVETTAARPAAASGDRRPLYYGLAVAVAALALVGGYWLYLLQQIQRLEAREEELDAEIAEIQEQLDEIDTIRAQTELVEAENRAFAAVFDEIRPWSAFLKELRDRTPSRIQMTAVQQTAGTVIPGDAPAGEDEDDVPPPPSGGVDITGVACSFNDINDFVLTLQRSPLLDGRSVAISQAEKRTELLNPQEEGTCPDSPPDTPDFLVDFTIQGNLSDVPASDLLEVLDRQGAVGLATRIRALRDSGVIETP
- the pilM gene encoding type IV pilus assembly protein PilM, whose amino-acid sequence is MNIIKSLFSSKRQSVGVELTPERVNIARLRKQGQKLKLETLSSVELADGVFQEGQILDAPAMAEAIQTGVAESRLKIKYATTGVPGRAITRVIPVPSELDENELREMVLNQEASLYLPFPREEADVDYQKLGFFVDEDGIEKVQVLLVAVRKEITDSYIETFQQAGLNLGVLETTSFALIRTIREQLRQFTPQEAAAIVDIGFESTEISIVVEGIPHFSRAVPIGTFQIQGALSRAMNLPPSRNTDLLQGMTVPTAPMDTVGSPQPVTGGASSPGTAAMLRILGELADELRRSIDFYLNQAEDMEVAQLLLAGPGGAIGQLDEFFAQRLSLPASQIDPIAALSLDIDEEIPFEHRPGLATVIGFGLREV
- a CDS encoding AMIN domain-containing protein, which encodes MKRLLGYGSCLAGGTLLALAAQPVYAAATVITGVQVIPTDTGAQIVLRTEGGDTPQVFAVNQGNSLRADIVRTELQLANGAEFVQQDPAPGIASITLVPLDGNSVRLTVNGSNRIPMGTIADADSGGIVIDVETGANAVPQASTPVPAELETVPGPETVAQAEAEPEETPAPEEATPAPEAPAQTEEEPDVLVPNPQVIIDGVPIPAPEAQQAPPFLPQAVPPPVGDIAVSEGRPDFGEIDLGTAERVPRLVLREAPSREVLSLLARAAGLNVVFVDAGGEEDDEGTGEGPPVTLDIENESVQDVFNSVLRVTGLQANRVGRTIYVGRRLPLSAQNVTVRTLRMNQIDAAQASNFLVGLGAERAVSREREVTTVTAVDIAEGVDAQETRAETRTEEVVETDRVDFQDSTPIFRGLQVIAEERTNSITLVGTPQLIELATAQLVRLDLRRRQVAINLKVVDIDLNAIDAFGTSFSFANGDFALGSQGGVGVINFGGRPPGGVSEPPTDVPFGGINFDNPLNPINLAERLLGQILATVQEGNAKILTDPTLIVQEGQTATVQLTEEVVTEFESQIDTEGGENVVTIDITKEPAGLILQIDVERIDDNGFVTLSVAPSISAPVEIVSINAPGVGIEPFVTLLSERQLNSGLVRVRDGQTLILSGIIQETDRTTVSKVPILGDLPLIGSLFRSTRRENERLELIVMLTPQILDDSDQSAFGYSYSPSEEVQDLLDEAR